The Paenibacillus uliginis N3/975 genome has a window encoding:
- a CDS encoding glucose-6-phosphate isomerase, producing the protein MSKKVKFDYSKALSFINQHEIDYLAEPIRTAHNQLHNQTGAGSDYLGWIDLPTQYDKEEFARIQKAAAKIQSDSEVLIVIGIGGSYLGARAAIEMLSHSFYNILPKDKRKTPEIYFAGNNISSTYVNHLLELVDGKDFSVNIISKSGTTTEPAIAFRIFRAALEKKYGKEEARKRIYATTDKEKGALKKLSNEEGYESFIIPDDVGGRYSVLTAVGLLPIATAGINIEEMMQGAADASKEYSNPNVAENEAYQYAAVRNALYRKGKGIEILVNYEPSLHFVSEWWKQLFGESEGKDYKGIYPASVDFSTDLHSMGQFVQEGSRNIFETVIQVDNVSSHITIESDPDDLDGLNFLTGKTMDFVNKKAFQGTMLAHTDGQVPNLIVTIPDFTPYSFGYLVYFFEKACGISGYLLGVNPFDQPGVEAYKKNMFALLGKPGYEKEKAELEARLSE; encoded by the coding sequence ATGTCGAAAAAAGTTAAGTTTGACTACAGCAAGGCTCTATCTTTTATTAACCAGCATGAAATCGATTATTTGGCGGAGCCGATTCGCACGGCTCATAATCAGTTACATAACCAAACCGGCGCAGGTTCGGATTACCTTGGATGGATCGACCTGCCGACTCAATATGATAAAGAGGAATTCGCACGGATCCAGAAGGCTGCTGCGAAGATCCAAAGTGATTCTGAAGTTCTGATCGTCATTGGTATCGGCGGTTCTTACCTCGGCGCCCGTGCAGCTATTGAAATGCTGTCCCACTCCTTCTATAACATTCTTCCGAAGGACAAGCGCAAGACTCCGGAAATTTATTTTGCAGGTAACAATATCAGCTCCACTTATGTGAACCACCTGCTTGAGCTGGTTGACGGCAAGGATTTTTCCGTTAACATTATTTCTAAATCCGGTACGACTACAGAGCCGGCTATCGCTTTCCGTATTTTCCGTGCAGCACTTGAGAAGAAGTATGGCAAGGAAGAAGCACGTAAGCGCATCTATGCAACAACCGATAAAGAGAAGGGCGCGCTCAAGAAACTTTCGAATGAAGAAGGTTATGAATCCTTCATCATTCCAGACGATGTTGGCGGACGTTACTCTGTTCTGACCGCTGTAGGCCTTCTGCCGATCGCTACAGCAGGTATCAATATTGAAGAAATGATGCAGGGTGCAGCTGACGCTTCCAAGGAATACAGCAACCCGAACGTGGCAGAGAACGAAGCTTATCAGTATGCAGCTGTCCGCAACGCTCTGTATCGCAAAGGTAAAGGTATCGAAATTCTCGTCAACTATGAGCCTTCCCTGCATTTTGTTTCGGAATGGTGGAAGCAGCTGTTTGGCGAGAGTGAAGGCAAGGACTATAAAGGTATTTATCCGGCGTCTGTGGACTTTTCCACGGATCTGCATTCCATGGGTCAATTTGTGCAGGAAGGCAGCCGAAACATTTTCGAAACCGTCATTCAGGTGGACAACGTATCGAGCCACATTACGATTGAGTCCGATCCAGATGATCTCGATGGCCTCAACTTCCTGACAGGTAAAACAATGGATTTTGTAAACAAAAAAGCGTTCCAAGGCACGATGCTGGCACATACAGACGGCCAGGTTCCTAACTTGATTGTTACAATTCCAGATTTCACTCCCTATTCTTTTGGATATCTGGTATACTTTTTCGAAAAGGCCTGCGGAATCAGCGGTTATCTGTTAGGTGTAAACCCGTTTGACCAGCCGGGCGTGGAAGCGTACAAGAAGAACATGTTCGCTTTGCTTGGCAAGCCGGGTTACGAGAAAGAAAAAGCAGAGCTCGAAGCCAGACTTTCCGAATAA
- a CDS encoding YigZ family protein, which yields MLERYKTVRSTGSKEIVIKKSRFIGHVMPVETEESAVAFIEEMKKKHWNATHNCSAYMIGERDEIQKQSDDGEPSGTAGKPILEVIRNQGLKNVAIVVTRYFGGIMLGAGGLIRAYTDGAVAAIEAGDSITRVLHREVFVELDYTWLGKVENELRSRNTRMGETMFADKVTLTCLPLNQEKDIFIEWMVDLTQGQSVITEGERFYFIEGE from the coding sequence ATGCTGGAACGTTACAAAACGGTGAGGTCAACGGGTTCGAAAGAAATCGTCATCAAGAAATCCCGGTTTATCGGGCATGTTATGCCAGTGGAGACCGAGGAGTCCGCGGTCGCATTCATTGAGGAAATGAAGAAGAAGCATTGGAATGCAACTCATAACTGCTCCGCTTATATGATTGGGGAACGGGATGAGATCCAGAAGCAGTCAGACGACGGAGAACCAAGCGGAACGGCAGGTAAGCCGATTCTCGAGGTGATCCGAAACCAGGGGCTTAAAAATGTAGCCATTGTTGTGACACGTTATTTTGGCGGTATTATGCTCGGAGCAGGTGGATTAATCAGAGCCTATACCGATGGTGCTGTCGCGGCCATTGAGGCTGGGGATTCCATCACCCGTGTGCTTCACAGGGAAGTATTTGTCGAACTGGATTATACTTGGCTGGGCAAGGTGGAGAACGAACTACGGAGTCGGAACACTCGAATGGGTGAGACGATGTTTGCAGATAAGGTTACACTGACTTGTCTGCCACTGAATCAGGAAAAAGACATTTTTATCGAATGGATGGTGGATTTAACTCAGGGACAGTCCGTGATTACGGAGGGAGAGCGGTTCTATTTTATTGAAGGGGAATAA
- a CDS encoding TetR/AcrR family transcriptional regulator: MARRAVERELSRERILEAARHLFITKGYRAISMRSIGQHLGYSHGSLYYHFKEKAELFYAIVMKDFNDLALLLNEAAGKAPSDGVSKLEQLLLEFVRFGLNNPYQYEIMFMIRDEELLAYCRSEQSRCFDMFSALVRQHLLDNVYCDEERRNLPHTLFLSIHGFISFYIQDRISFEEIKPAAVSHVKVLCRSLYSRV, translated from the coding sequence ATGGCAAGAAGAGCGGTAGAACGGGAGTTGTCAAGGGAGCGTATATTGGAAGCGGCCAGGCATTTGTTTATTACTAAAGGATACCGGGCCATCTCGATGCGGAGCATCGGGCAGCACCTGGGTTACAGCCACGGGTCCTTATATTATCACTTTAAGGAAAAGGCGGAGCTTTTCTACGCCATTGTCATGAAAGACTTCAACGATCTTGCCTTATTACTGAATGAAGCAGCCGGAAAAGCACCTAGTGATGGAGTATCTAAGCTGGAACAGCTTTTGCTTGAATTCGTTCGGTTCGGACTGAACAATCCTTATCAATATGAAATCATGTTTATGATCAGGGATGAAGAGCTGCTTGCTTACTGTCGTTCCGAGCAAAGTCGGTGCTTCGATATGTTCTCGGCACTGGTTCGTCAGCATTTGCTTGATAATGTTTATTGTGATGAGGAAAGACGTAACTTGCCCCACACCTTGTTTTTGTCGATACACGGCTTCATTTCGTTTTATATTCAGGACAGGATTAGTTTTGAGGAGATTAAGCCAGCCGCCGTCTCTCATGTAAAAGTACTGTGCCGAAGTTTATACAGCAGAGTGTAA
- the cysT gene encoding sulfate ABC transporter permease subunit CysT translates to MTALIRHKGWKWGFRSTILLYFGVLVVLPVLGVYVQSFSAGWEHFAASLLDPIAWKAVLLTLKLGFISALINIVVGTMVAWVLTRYRFPGRTLLNSLVDLPFALPTAVGGLMILLLLGPGSLIGQVAEGLGFEIVFHQPAIVIAMVFVTFPFVIRAVQPLLEELEPSQEEAAYTMGASKARTFFRVILPSMSPGIISGGMLALSRAIAEFGAVVLVAGNIPGRTLVASVFIYGEIESDNPAGAAAVSVLLLTLSFIVLWIMNRVQQRRGWT, encoded by the coding sequence TTGACAGCGCTGATCCGTCATAAAGGTTGGAAGTGGGGATTTAGAAGCACGATTTTGCTCTATTTTGGCGTACTTGTTGTCCTTCCGGTATTAGGAGTGTATGTGCAGTCATTTTCCGCCGGATGGGAGCATTTTGCGGCCAGTCTGCTGGATCCGATCGCCTGGAAAGCTGTTCTACTAACGTTGAAGCTGGGATTCATCTCTGCGCTGATCAACATTGTGGTTGGCACAATGGTTGCATGGGTGCTGACCCGATATCGCTTTCCCGGCAGGACGCTACTGAACAGTCTCGTTGATTTACCGTTCGCTTTGCCGACGGCGGTGGGGGGACTGATGATCCTGCTTCTACTGGGGCCAGGTAGCCTGATTGGGCAGGTTGCGGAAGGTCTTGGTTTTGAAATTGTGTTTCACCAGCCCGCTATTGTGATTGCCATGGTCTTTGTGACTTTTCCATTTGTTATACGTGCAGTTCAGCCACTCCTTGAGGAGCTAGAGCCGTCCCAGGAAGAAGCGGCTTACACGATGGGGGCTTCGAAGGCTCGTACTTTTTTTCGTGTGATTCTTCCATCCATGAGCCCGGGAATTATTAGCGGCGGGATGCTGGCTTTGTCCAGGGCAATCGCGGAATTCGGCGCCGTTGTGCTGGTAGCCGGCAACATTCCGGGACGAACACTCGTGGCGTCTGTCTTCATCTATGGTGAAATAGAAAGTGATAATCCAGCCGGTGCGGCAGCGGTATCTGTATTGCTCCTTACCCTGTCTTTTATCGTTCTATGGATTATGAACCGGGTGCAGCAGAGGAGGGGATGGACGTGA
- a CDS encoding sulfate ABC transporter permease subunit, whose amino-acid sequence MRKLTIGLTYAVFFILLIAPLSKIVTGAFSGGLVGLGKALGRPEAIHALLMTGSIVVIVTLLNALFGIMLALYLVRATWLSGKIKSLLNSIVDLPYAVSPVIGGLMIVLILGPDSIIGGFLEGAGFKVVYAFPGMVIATLFVTFPLMVREVMPVLQEIGTDQEQAASTLGAYGWMTFRKVTWPMIRWAVVYGMVLTIARSLGEFGAVLVVSGNIMNRTQTATTLVYQDVENFNVAAASGVALVLAAFSAGLLLLMEWVKKRKEVH is encoded by the coding sequence GTGAGAAAGTTAACGATTGGACTTACGTATGCGGTGTTCTTCATTCTTCTGATTGCTCCCCTATCCAAAATTGTTACAGGGGCATTCAGCGGCGGGTTGGTCGGATTGGGTAAGGCGCTAGGAAGACCCGAGGCGATCCACGCACTGCTGATGACGGGGTCTATCGTGGTCATTGTGACATTGCTGAATGCTCTGTTCGGCATTATGTTGGCTCTTTATCTCGTTCGGGCGACGTGGCTCAGCGGGAAAATAAAAAGCTTGCTGAACAGCATTGTGGATCTTCCATATGCGGTGTCACCCGTCATCGGCGGTCTGATGATCGTACTTATTTTGGGACCGGACAGTATTATCGGAGGATTTCTTGAAGGAGCCGGCTTTAAGGTCGTGTATGCTTTCCCCGGTATGGTCATTGCGACGCTGTTTGTTACCTTCCCACTGATGGTTCGTGAAGTTATGCCTGTTCTGCAGGAAATAGGTACGGATCAGGAGCAGGCAGCCTCGACGCTTGGTGCATATGGCTGGATGACCTTCCGGAAGGTAACCTGGCCTATGATCCGTTGGGCCGTTGTTTATGGGATGGTACTGACGATTGCCCGCTCACTGGGAGAGTTCGGTGCTGTTCTTGTGGTTTCAGGAAACATCATGAATAGGACGCAAACCGCAACAACCCTCGTATATCAGGATGTTGAGAATTTTAATGTTGCGGCGGCGAGTGGGGTTGCCTTGGTGCTGGCTGCTTTTTCAGCGGGCCTCTTGCTCTTGATGGAATGGGTCAAAAAGAGAAAGGAAGTGCATTGA
- a CDS encoding sulfate/molybdate ABC transporter ATP-binding protein, which produces MHVQVRDLNKHFGTFHAVKDVSFDIEKGHLIGLLGPSGGGKTSILRMLAGLETPDSGQICFHGQVVNDIPPQERGIGFVFQNYALFKHMTVFDNIAFGLKVKKAPKAKIKDRVMELVELTGLSGFERRYPHQLSGGQRQRVAFARALAPEPQLLLLDEPFAAIDAKIRQELRSWLRELIERVGITSIFVTHDQDEAIEVADEIMIINQGRVEQKGTPWDIYKEPTTPFVATFIGESTIVENASDLKGFDATANGPQAQALIRPEYIEIGGEHDFPILSATEKGIVRHLHFRGSEWLVEVEVNGYKLITYRSLEKETLQPGQDVRVLVHRAYLFNDENSWIEENRLKVDPMPIMI; this is translated from the coding sequence ATGCATGTGCAAGTTCGTGATCTGAACAAACATTTCGGCACCTTTCATGCTGTGAAGGATGTCAGCTTCGATATTGAGAAGGGGCATTTAATCGGACTTCTCGGTCCAAGTGGCGGCGGCAAAACGTCCATACTACGTATGTTGGCAGGACTCGAAACCCCTGATTCCGGTCAAATCTGTTTCCATGGTCAGGTCGTGAACGACATACCGCCCCAAGAACGCGGCATCGGGTTTGTGTTTCAGAACTATGCGCTATTCAAGCATATGACGGTATTTGATAATATCGCATTCGGATTGAAGGTGAAGAAAGCTCCCAAGGCCAAGATAAAAGACCGGGTGATGGAGCTGGTGGAATTGACGGGACTCAGTGGATTTGAACGTCGTTATCCCCACCAACTGTCCGGTGGACAGCGTCAGCGAGTTGCCTTTGCCCGGGCTTTGGCACCAGAGCCGCAGCTGCTTCTGCTCGATGAGCCTTTTGCCGCCATTGATGCAAAGATCCGCCAGGAACTTCGTTCATGGTTGAGGGAATTGATTGAACGGGTAGGCATTACATCAATTTTTGTGACTCATGACCAGGATGAAGCGATTGAGGTTGCTGATGAGATTATGATTATCAATCAGGGTCGGGTAGAACAGAAAGGGACACCGTGGGATATTTACAAGGAGCCGACAACACCATTTGTTGCGACCTTTATCGGCGAATCTACCATAGTTGAGAATGCATCGGATTTGAAAGGATTTGATGCTACCGCGAACGGACCGCAAGCTCAAGCGTTAATCCGTCCTGAATATATCGAGATCGGCGGAGAGCATGACTTTCCTATCCTTTCGGCCACCGAAAAGGGTATCGTCAGACATCTGCATTTTCGCGGAAGTGAATGGCTTGTTGAAGTAGAGGTTAACGGATATAAGCTAATTACTTATCGTTCCTTGGAGAAAGAAACTCTGCAGCCCGGACAAGACGTTCGTGTGCTTGTACATCGTGCTTATTTGTTTAACGACGAGAACAGCTGGATTGAGGAGAACCGGCTCAAGGTTGATCCGATGCCGATCATGATCTGA
- a CDS encoding sulfate ABC transporter substrate-binding protein — protein MRKRYRLVKVSHSIGMGMLLLLLPLLAGCADSNVNEKTASAQPGERLLVIGAYSVARDAMAEIVPAFREKWLEQTGERINFQESYEASGTQARSITGGFEADVTLLALEGDVDKLVKSGLVEKDWNQQPYGGMVTRSIVVLGTREGNPKGIQDFDDLVRPDVKVLYPNPKTSGGAQWDINAIYGAGLKRSEEQGGKDPAAAKAFLKQVHRNVESLDKSGRASMAAFEYGVGDVIVTYENELLARIAQGVKYDIVIPKYTMLIENPAAVVHQYAKEHGTLDVAEAFVEYLHSPEAQRVFMKYGFRPVEESVYHEGKQQFPQPPGLFNIQYLGGWEQVRETLYSKRGIWYQVLAGI, from the coding sequence ATGAGGAAACGGTATCGGTTGGTGAAAGTTTCCCATAGCATTGGGATGGGCATGCTTCTCCTGCTTCTCCCGTTGCTGGCAGGTTGTGCAGACAGTAATGTGAATGAAAAGACGGCATCTGCACAACCCGGTGAACGTTTACTAGTCATTGGCGCTTACAGCGTGGCCCGGGATGCGATGGCTGAAATTGTGCCTGCTTTTCGGGAGAAGTGGCTTGAGCAGACTGGCGAGCGAATTAACTTCCAGGAATCTTACGAGGCGTCCGGTACACAGGCCCGCTCCATTACAGGAGGTTTTGAAGCAGATGTTACTCTGCTGGCGCTAGAAGGGGATGTGGATAAGCTGGTGAAATCCGGTCTTGTGGAAAAGGACTGGAACCAGCAGCCTTATGGCGGTATGGTTACCCGCTCGATTGTAGTCCTCGGGACAAGGGAAGGCAACCCGAAGGGAATACAGGATTTCGATGATCTTGTAAGGCCTGATGTGAAAGTGCTGTACCCGAATCCGAAGACGTCCGGCGGTGCACAGTGGGATATTAATGCGATATATGGTGCGGGCCTAAAACGTTCCGAAGAGCAGGGAGGCAAGGATCCCGCTGCGGCTAAAGCTTTTCTGAAGCAAGTGCACCGCAACGTGGAGTCGCTAGACAAAAGCGGTCGTGCCTCGATGGCGGCGTTTGAATACGGCGTGGGTGATGTGATCGTCACGTATGAAAATGAGCTGCTGGCGCGAATTGCCCAAGGTGTAAAGTATGACATTGTTATTCCGAAATATACGATGCTGATCGAAAACCCCGCCGCTGTCGTTCACCAATACGCAAAAGAGCACGGAACGCTTGATGTAGCAGAGGCCTTTGTGGAATATTTGCATTCACCGGAAGCGCAGCGTGTATTTATGAAATACGGTTTCCGTCCGGTGGAGGAATCGGTGTACCATGAAGGGAAACAACAATTTCCACAGCCTCCCGGACTTTTTAATATTCAGTATCTCGGCGGCTGGGAGCAGGTGCGTGAAACACTTTATTCGAAGAGGGGAATCTGGTACCAGGTGCTGGCTGGGATATGA
- a CDS encoding GNAT family N-acetyltransferase: MKKVLLQGKRVTLRTRAMEDMPVLYDLIYGCDQPEWKKYDAPYFPLDHRTYEQFLQQWGTNFTSDDLPDDLIIEADGQIIGMVTYYWESKGTRWLEAGIVIYSPDYWSGGYGTDALSLWVDYLFETLNIGRVGITTWSGNPRMMRCAEKVGMQLEGRMRQCRYYEGVYYDSIRMGITREEWESNNKLSLTDSALI; the protein is encoded by the coding sequence ATGAAAAAAGTATTGTTACAAGGAAAACGGGTTACCCTACGGACACGCGCCATGGAAGATATGCCGGTGCTGTACGATCTCATTTACGGATGTGACCAGCCGGAATGGAAAAAGTATGATGCTCCTTATTTTCCGCTGGACCACAGAACGTATGAACAATTTTTACAGCAATGGGGGACGAACTTTACCTCGGATGACCTTCCGGACGACCTAATCATTGAAGCTGATGGCCAGATCATTGGAATGGTCACTTATTACTGGGAGAGCAAGGGCACTCGCTGGCTGGAGGCAGGAATCGTCATCTATTCTCCTGATTATTGGAGCGGCGGATACGGTACAGATGCCCTCTCTTTATGGGTGGATTACTTATTCGAGACTCTGAACATAGGCCGGGTTGGGATTACGACTTGGTCGGGAAACCCCAGAATGATGCGCTGTGCCGAGAAGGTCGGGATGCAGCTAGAAGGCCGTATGCGCCAGTGCCGATACTATGAAGGTGTATATTATGACTCCATTCGGATGGGGATAACACGGGAAGAGTGGGAAAGTAACAACAAACTTAGCCTGACGGATTCAGCTCTCATTTGA
- a CDS encoding serpin family protein, translating into MTRKWILWGLCILLVLPACGINESTDKQHSQKEGRQLTLDPKERAAVLDKLDKKIVEAQNAFGLRLHQKISKQGTGDNVIISPYSLSAALALAYNGSAGDTAKEMERVLGWSDMGLAQVNDANRQLKSLLEHGGGATLNIANSVWIQNQFVIKESYLNVVKDRYDAEIKMTDLSHDDSVKEINSWVDQKTNGKITELYKDPPFTKAVLINAIYFNGGWMDEFDPQRTKEENFTLADGTVKRVPMMKQERGFSYKESDKWQAVRLPYGDGRMHMLVVVPSKESSLDELHKELWRDPSIWQDEYSFETVKLELPRFKAELSAELTDVLKAAGIRKAFDPKTADFSAMAESPLYIGRVQHKVVVDVNEKGTEAAAVTSIDMPTSAAPLQNPIKMIADRPFFFAIEDRDTETWLFMGSVTNP; encoded by the coding sequence ATGACTAGAAAATGGATTCTATGGGGCTTATGCATACTTCTTGTATTGCCAGCTTGCGGGATAAATGAGTCAACCGATAAACAGCATTCACAGAAAGAGGGGCGGCAACTAACGCTTGATCCTAAAGAAAGAGCCGCTGTCCTCGATAAATTGGATAAAAAAATCGTAGAGGCACAAAATGCATTTGGTCTGCGTCTTCACCAGAAGATATCGAAGCAGGGGACCGGAGACAATGTCATCATCTCTCCATACAGCCTATCTGCGGCTCTGGCTTTGGCCTATAACGGAAGTGCTGGTGATACAGCGAAGGAAATGGAGCGGGTTCTAGGCTGGAGTGATATGGGTCTTGCCCAGGTGAATGATGCCAACCGTCAGCTGAAATCGCTTCTGGAACATGGGGGCGGAGCGACACTGAATATTGCTAATTCTGTATGGATTCAGAACCAATTTGTAATAAAGGAATCATACTTGAATGTGGTTAAAGATCGATACGACGCAGAAATCAAGATGACGGATTTAAGTCACGACGATTCCGTTAAGGAAATTAACAGCTGGGTAGATCAGAAAACAAACGGGAAGATTACCGAACTGTATAAGGACCCTCCATTTACCAAAGCTGTCCTAATCAATGCCATTTATTTTAACGGAGGGTGGATGGATGAATTCGATCCCCAGCGCACAAAAGAGGAGAATTTCACATTGGCGGATGGGACCGTTAAGAGGGTTCCTATGATGAAGCAGGAGCGGGGATTCAGTTACAAGGAAAGTGACAAATGGCAGGCTGTGCGCCTTCCATATGGGGACGGACGGATGCATATGCTCGTTGTTGTCCCGAGCAAAGAATCATCACTTGATGAACTACATAAGGAGCTGTGGAGAGACCCATCGATATGGCAGGACGAGTATTCGTTTGAGACGGTGAAGCTGGAGCTTCCCCGTTTTAAGGCTGAGTTGTCAGCAGAGCTAACCGATGTGCTTAAGGCAGCTGGAATCCGGAAAGCTTTCGATCCAAAGACGGCTGATTTTAGCGCCATGGCTGAATCGCCATTATATATCGGAAGAGTACAGCATAAAGTGGTAGTGGATGTAAACGAAAAGGGGACAGAGGCGGCTGCAGTCACATCGATTGATATGCCGACCAGTGCAGCACCGCTGCAAAACCCGATTAAGATGATTGCAGACCGACCGTTTTTTTTCGCGATTGAAGATCGGGACACGGAAACCTGGCTGTTCATGGGGTCCGTCACCAATCCCTAG
- a CDS encoding TIR domain-containing protein, whose protein sequence is MSIPKPNLFIGSSREAIKYARAIHEQIKRTAQVTPWYGGTFGANAYTMEALERQLEQSDFGVFVFSPDDVALIRGKHVFITRDNTLFEMGLFWGRLGRRRVFCIVPDQVEPDDQLIQDVTIKEYHLLSDLQGLTLLEYELRSDQDYKSAVDVACGHIINAIEAESFFNNPTEVIEQKEAELKRKQSVLHFFWEYNRNVNVTDLSEKYHALSEAVRNSLLPPTRGDFRVTGAAFWAKSGNDGMAQLGGNIGRGRFFSFNANDSNRGTQQSIYVIDVYNTGKWAFYHEEEVAQVYVFCYPLGVNHVLSVHLTGHQTLSDEELGEVVEHNRELLRTIRHLVGGDSV, encoded by the coding sequence ATGTCCATTCCAAAGCCGAATTTATTCATTGGTTCATCCAGAGAAGCCATCAAGTATGCCCGCGCCATTCATGAACAAATCAAGAGGACAGCTCAGGTAACACCGTGGTATGGTGGAACATTCGGGGCCAATGCGTATACGATGGAAGCACTGGAGCGGCAGCTGGAACAAAGTGACTTCGGCGTGTTCGTATTTTCTCCCGACGATGTGGCTCTTATTCGGGGAAAGCATGTTTTCATAACGAGGGACAACACCCTGTTTGAGATGGGGTTGTTCTGGGGAAGGTTAGGAAGGCGACGAGTTTTTTGCATCGTGCCTGATCAGGTGGAACCTGACGATCAATTGATTCAGGATGTCACGATAAAAGAATATCATCTTCTATCCGATCTGCAGGGACTTACGCTCTTGGAATACGAGCTGCGGAGTGATCAGGATTACAAGTCGGCGGTGGATGTCGCCTGTGGACACATCATAAACGCGATTGAAGCAGAGTCATTTTTTAATAACCCGACCGAAGTCATCGAGCAGAAGGAAGCTGAGCTGAAGCGTAAGCAAAGTGTGCTCCATTTTTTCTGGGAGTATAATCGTAATGTGAATGTAACGGATCTCTCTGAGAAATATCACGCACTTAGCGAAGCGGTGCGTAATTCTTTGCTTCCGCCTACGCGAGGAGACTTCCGCGTCACCGGAGCTGCATTTTGGGCGAAATCTGGAAATGATGGAATGGCTCAGCTCGGAGGTAATATAGGAAGAGGACGTTTTTTTTCGTTTAACGCAAATGACAGTAATAGGGGTACCCAGCAGTCGATTTACGTGATAGACGTCTATAACACCGGTAAATGGGCATTTTATCACGAAGAGGAAGTTGCGCAGGTGTATGTGTTCTGCTATCCTTTAGGTGTAAATCATGTTTTATCGGTTCATTTAACAGGACATCAGACGCTATCTGACGAAGAACTTGGAGAAGTCGTTGAGCATAATCGTGAACTGCTTCGAACCATCAGGCATTTAGTTGGAGGGGATTCCGTATGA
- a CDS encoding MBL fold metallo-hydrolase: MDTLTFLGTGDAMGVPRVYCDCGVCTEARSFGNNRRLRSSVMVEDGQNRFMIDCGPDWRNMMETNGIRQVNHMLITHAHFDHIGGLPEWSDACRWLRVKGSLYAPREVLEQIQRQYPWLSNHMIITEVDDGITLCGWDISCWKVNHGKNGYSHAYRLEKNGFSWVYNSDSINLNDKEKKPLYGLDLLVLGTSFVHETAEFSTRSVYDMKEAAELLAEVKPQKAIYTHMSHDVDVNQQIDLPPGTVLAAAGRSLKLSR; this comes from the coding sequence ATGGATACATTAACTTTTTTAGGCACGGGAGATGCTATGGGGGTACCGCGTGTGTACTGCGATTGCGGGGTATGTACTGAAGCTCGCTCCTTCGGGAACAATCGCCGACTGCGTTCTTCTGTCATGGTAGAGGACGGACAGAATAGGTTTATGATTGACTGTGGTCCGGATTGGCGGAATATGATGGAAACAAACGGAATTCGGCAGGTGAACCATATGCTGATCACCCATGCACATTTCGATCATATCGGAGGACTTCCCGAATGGTCTGATGCCTGTCGGTGGCTTAGGGTCAAAGGAAGCCTATATGCTCCTCGGGAAGTGTTGGAACAGATCCAGCGGCAGTATCCTTGGCTGTCGAATCATATGATAATAACAGAGGTAGATGACGGCATTACACTTTGCGGCTGGGATATTTCATGCTGGAAGGTGAATCATGGAAAGAATGGTTATTCTCATGCGTATCGGTTGGAAAAGAACGGATTCTCCTGGGTGTATAACTCGGATTCGATCAACTTGAACGACAAGGAAAAGAAGCCGCTATACGGTTTGGATCTCCTTGTGCTCGGTACAAGCTTTGTCCATGAGACGGCGGAGTTTTCAACCCGGTCTGTGTATGACATGAAGGAAGCGGCTGAACTGTTGGCAGAGGTAAAGCCCCAGAAGGCTATTTATACTCATATGTCACATGACGTGGATGTCAATCAGCAGATTGATCTTCCTCCAGGGACGGTTCTGGCCGCTGCCGGTAGGAGTCTGAAGCTGTCCCGCTAA